One Rhinolophus sinicus isolate RSC01 linkage group LG06, ASM3656204v1, whole genome shotgun sequence DNA window includes the following coding sequences:
- the CFAP144 gene encoding cilia- and flagella-associated protein 144 isoform X1 → MARRQKEEMQDEVQKDEILRELYLKELRTQKLYTQYHVNPLRKVHIITRKPMSWHDNLEEPADDRFLNLIHHAAQGPRKKYPETQTESQEIGWNADPLVDPARDDHRLNHYRVYQDITLYKAKMWSLGEDDRHK, encoded by the exons ATGGCCAGACGCCAAAAGGAGGAGATGCAAGATGAGGTCCAAAAGGACGAGATCTTGCGGGAATTGTACCTCAAAGAGCTACGAACCCAGAAACTCTACACGCAGTATCACGTGAATCCCCTGCGCAAGG TTCACATAATTACCAGAAAGCCCATGTCTTGGCATGATAACCTGGAGGAACCTGCAGATG ACAGGTTTCTGAATCTTATTCACCATGCTGCCCAGGGACCAAGGAAGAAATACCCAGAGACACAGACTGAGAGCCAAGAAATTGGATGGAATGCAGATCCCTTG GTCGACCCAGCACGCGATGACCACAGGCTGAACCACTACAGGGTCTATCAAGACATCACTCTGTACAAGGCTAAAATGTGGAGCTTGGGAGAAGATGATCGCCACAAGTAG
- the CFAP144 gene encoding cilia- and flagella-associated protein 144 isoform X2, with protein sequence MARRQKEEMQDEVQKDEILRELYLKELRTQKLYTQYHVNPLRKDRFLNLIHHAAQGPRKKYPETQTESQEIGWNADPLVDPARDDHRLNHYRVYQDITLYKAKMWSLGEDDRHK encoded by the exons ATGGCCAGACGCCAAAAGGAGGAGATGCAAGATGAGGTCCAAAAGGACGAGATCTTGCGGGAATTGTACCTCAAAGAGCTACGAACCCAGAAACTCTACACGCAGTATCACGTGAATCCCCTGCGCAAGG ACAGGTTTCTGAATCTTATTCACCATGCTGCCCAGGGACCAAGGAAGAAATACCCAGAGACACAGACTGAGAGCCAAGAAATTGGATGGAATGCAGATCCCTTG GTCGACCCAGCACGCGATGACCACAGGCTGAACCACTACAGGGTCTATCAAGACATCACTCTGTACAAGGCTAAAATGTGGAGCTTGGGAGAAGATGATCGCCACAAGTAG